The genomic region TACATAAAGGAATCGGCTAGCAGAAGTATCGTTAACGCCATCGATTCAACTGGTTTCTTCCACCTTCATTATAGCTGTATTTGTTTGTGGTGCCTGCGGAATCCTAGTTCCGGCCGAGGACTATATCAACGGTGACTACCCGGGAGTGATCGCCGGTCTAGCGGTCCTCGTCGCTTTCATGGTTGGCCTCTTCGTTGTCATCTCGCTGCAGCCGACGGACAAGATTAAGCTCACGTTCAAGGTGCCACTGGTCCCGCTGCTGCCGCTCATCAGCGTGTTCTTCAACCTGTACCTAATGTTCCAGCTGGACTCCGGCACCTGGATTCGGTTCGCCGTATGGATTGCGGTTGGATACTTCATCTACTTCTCCTACGGCATTCGCCATTCGATCGAAGGCGAGCGACTACTCACGAACGCGGAGTTGGCCAACTCGAAGGCAACCAATGGTATCGACAATACCGGGTACGATCGGGCGTCAGATGCTGATGGCGCGCAAAAGGCCGACAACCCGCACCGACTGTCCAACTCTGCTCCCACGTACACAATAACGAACGAGTCCACGTAGCCTGGCCTCGCGGATAGTATTACACCACGGGGACATGCCTTGTGGCATGGTTCACTGTGGCTGCCGAACCGTTTCATCAACCGTTCTGACGTTACATTTACCGTAGGATAAGCTAAGTACAAATGAAACACGGGGAAAACAGGTGAACCGACACAGCCGACACAGCATCTGGTGCGATTAGGGTAATGCCCACAGGCCGGAACATACACAGGCGTTCGTGTTGATTCCGAAACTTACAGTGATTGTGATAATTATTGCATAGTAGTGTTTTAAGGTTTTAACTTAGAGGATACTTGACTCCAGAACGAGGGCTGCAAGTTTGAACAGtgtgtgatttattttttggaCCGATCGATCTTCTTCGACCCTTTCCTTAACGCGTCTTCACAGTAATATCATCTACTTCCCGTCCTCCTTCGTTTTTGCtaacaaaacgaaatgaaaggaTAAACGAGGATCACAGAATCGTCGTCTTCGAGCTCCGATAGGCCGCTACAGTTAGTCGAGACGACCATTACACATACTTTTAATGATTATTATTACATATTGTGTTCTCCGCACTATTCTCCCTCCTCATGATAAACGCCGCGACGATCGAATGAGCGaacaataaatcaatcaataaagaattttgttttcctaaccGACATTAATCGACTATCTAGCGCGTGCGTTGTGGGGGATCGCAATCGGATGACAATAACCGCGTCGTCGAAGACTAATGAGAGGTCGACCGTCGGTACCGAGATAAGAGACCTGGCGCATAACCGAAGGGCCCGATTCGTCTGAATGCCATTGGGCGCTGCATTGTTTGGAGGAGCTTTACGCTATATTTGCCGATGGGAAGTGGCGAACCCATTCATCAACGACGCAACGCCGAACGGGATTGGTGCGGATGACGAACACTATTGCCCAGCGGGAGACgtgcttgtttttcttatcgttTGAAGGATTATTTTTGTCGATGTTGGTTTCTTGCCCGCGGTGGCGTAAACTGTGCGGGTGGCTGTTGAGCAAGCGGGTGTGATTCAAACTGGTGAAAGATAACAGACGGGAACGATAACGATAACGCAGGTAAGGATAAAACCGATCGACACCACTTCACAGGGGGTTTGCTGGTAGGAGAACAATCGAGCAGCACGATACGTTGGgattagtttttattataaggaTAAGCTAAACAACCTAATAGCTACATTGTGCTGGGCAAACCAGCGATATCAATATGGTCTTTGAAGTCAACGTTGCGGGAAATCGTTTATCCATTTCGATAAGATACGGAACATTGAAGATTGGTAATCGTGGTTGTAGGTAAGTCAGagggaaattaaattatcgataaataaaaagttttagGTGGTGTGCAGAACTAaagattttttattgaaaattcaagcgattttttaaatggcattttaaaaacatttctaaGATTTACGTTAAAAATATACGAGTTCTTTAGTCAATCTTTTGGTGAATTCAGAAGACAAATTCTCTTCGATCGTTAGTTTGCAGATATGTACCGTGATAATATATGCACCATCGTTTAAATGTCGAATGATGATTTCGAAGTCGATAACTTACATACCGAATTAAACACTAGGATTTTAAGTAAGTATGTTCTTGATTACTACTCATTTAATAAGACGACCGGGCCATACCTCGGTCTGTACTCAGAACTGGTTTAAGAAACGCAGCATATACTCGCGAAATGAAGGTTAAGGTCTATTATAAACTTCATCCAACTTCAGCAAGCCACGAACAATCATTGACCCGCACTTGGAGGGAAATCGGATTAAAGCTACATTTTAAGGACCTGTTGACCTCTCGATAATTTTATGTCATCGTTAAAGACCGTAAGAAATATCTCCcattagaataaaaaataaggatcaaaaacaaaatcgtagcaatttgtttaattctttACATCACTGattggtgcaaacattatcacacATACGGTAAACCACATTTACGCGTATTATCATTACCTGTGAAACTTCAAAAAAATTGATCTAGGTAGTAAAAGCTCCGCCAcataatgttttgtttgtttgagggCTGATTTTGGCCAATATGTAGTACTTCCGTGTCAGCGATAACTTACATCATCACCAATTGTTTTGACCCTAAATAAACAACCGCTAAAACCGATTAAATTAATCTTCTCTAACCGAATTGAGCTAGACAATTCAGGTTATACCCCGTTCGAAGAGACTGATAATGCAAGAAAGAAAGATAATTTTCTGGACTTAAGCCAAATGGTGAACTTGACCTAAATCTAAACGGTCGCTGCgccggagaagaagaagactccTTAGCGAGTGATGATCGAGCGCCTGCGTGTAGGCAACAAGCACTACACCATATGCTTCCTCCATTCCTTAACGCAACGCTGAGATATTTCAAGACGAAAGGGAATCACCGCTGTCCCATCGTAGATGATCCAAAGATCGCCCCCGCATCACCGTCCTCACCTTCTCTCTTTCCGGTAACTTCTCAGCACCTCCCTTGTTGACACCTTTGTGGTCAATTACGACGACAACCACAAGGTTAGGTAAAGTGAACGTTGGTAAACGAAAACGAATGTCCTCTCGCAAACAGCGGCCAAAAAAGAGGAAGCCAATCTGACGTTAGTCTGACCCACCACACCCCCACGGATCGTGTCAGCTGAGTTcgcgcgtgtttttttttttttttattgtttttgtttctccttttGATTACCTCTTCGTGTGTTGGTGATGCCGAGTGCTTTTTTAATTGATGCTAACGATACAACCGTACAATCCGCCTCCGATTGCTGGGCGGCGTTAGCCTATTTTTCCGTTGCGCTCTGAAAATAGTCTCAGTGCTCGGGCGTCGGATGACACGCGAACATCCTGGTTGGCCATTTCCTCGGGTTGCGAACGGTGCCGTGACAAGGTCTTGCCGAACTGCGAAAAGCAAAGTGTCCCGTGCAGGGATTCAACGTTGCATTTCTGGTGAAACTGTGCGACAAGTGTCAGAGAAACAGAGGAACTGATATATCTCCTTCAACCGTGGGCAACATTTACAAGTGATTTATTCGACTGGTTCAAGAACGAAACCGAGCGCTCTTCGACATAACGACGGTGCGtgtgttgaaaaaaacattagaaatGTGCATGTCGGCCTGTTTTTATGTTAACAAGTCATGTTAACGCACGATACTAAGCCGTGTCTAATTAATGACCATTTCATAACTGGGAATGCGGTAGTTTATTCTTTCAAAAGGTTACATAAACTGCACAAAACAGTCTTACGTGTGGATAAGTGATggttaaaatcaatttaaagcCATCCCACTGACAATAAATCTAAACATCGCAAGTTTACTCCGTAGAATCTAAGGTGCCACCTGTCCGTTTGGTGCTGTTTCCGTCTGCATCCAACTgcaatggagacgcatggtggcGCATGACGAAATACACGAGGCATGTTCGAAAGCGCGATCGAAAGGATGTTGGCATCCAACTTTCAGCGCTCGAGATCAATAATAACAAGTATTGCATCATTTTAGGCGTTTGGCCATCGACGGCTCGAACACGAGCACACCATTCTTGGCTTGGAAGAGATGGCTTACCTTTTCTCAAACAACTCCTCCGTTGCCGGTCACTTGATTGACCccgaaaagagagagagtagCCTTTCTCGTTTGCCGCCAAAGACCTTCGAAGTTAAGCCGGGTGCAATCGGGAATATAGGCAAACAGAGCAAGATTTGCGGACGGCGAGCGTGTCGCGATCCGAACGCCCCCCGGGGGTGCGCTAAAAATAGTGCAATAATTTACAAACGACATCAAATCACGTCCACCACGCGATCGGTTGTCTGGTGTTTTTCGTGAGTTTTGCATACGCCAAAGACCTTCAACAAACATCGTTTTGGGTCACATTTTTTGCCGAAGGTCAATGGCACAAGATCAAATATGAGGGCATTTTCAACGAAGCGGACACTTTGTTTTGTCGCCTTTGTGCTTTTCCCCGCAGACCGCTTCAATTTATCAAACTGTCTTCGTTGCCTTCCGCCACGGCGAATCTCTTCGAATGGCTGACGTAAAAGATTTCGCGAACGACAATGCGTGAGCATGCGTCCCTAAGTGCTGAGGGTAGGAGGGCGGACCTTAACAAATACGAACTGAACCAGTTTGCGCTAGCGGTAGGCGAATTTTAATCCAATTTGTTTCCCGCGATTTTTACCCACCCTCACGGGCGAAGGTCTAGTTCGAGCCGGATATTAATTGCTTAAACAGTGACGTTTGTTGTGGAATTAAGGCAGATTGGCCATTGGAGCACTAAGACGGTCAGATGATGCGCGACACGCGTCATGCTAACAAAGGCTAACGAAGAGGCACGGGAGCTGATTGGGAGAAGGCAAATCAATTCTACAAACATGTGCCGGTTGGgtggttctgttttttttttattattccctACTCGGCTGAGCTCGTTTTTTCCTCAGCTTTGTCGGTCAGGCAGCAGTGATTGACTTGCAGTGTGGACATGTGCCAAAATGCGCTACATCAATATTTCCCTGAACCGATGGTGTCATGGGCAATCACCATAAATTGACCTAACAGTGGAGAGGCTAAAACGATTAATTGAAGCACGTGCTACATGATGAACCAAAAAACCAGGATGTGTTCTTGAGGAATTAGTCTTTGGCCAAGTAGAGGTTTGATTGATGGATTTAACAAAACTAATTGTATTTAAATGTTCGAACATTGATAAGGTCATCAGACAAGATACTCCTATTAAACAACTTACTACGATCGGGAAAAAACGAATCCTTGAATCTCTTTTTACATCTTTGTTTTAGGTGAAAAGAACCATGGCGCCGGGAGTACTGGAAAATTTCTGGAAGGCAGTGAGTCGCAAGAAAccgaacgacgacgatggtagCCACTCGAAGCTGGCCCGCGTTCTAACGCTGCTCGATCTGACCGGCCTCGGTGTGGGCAGTACGCTCGGGTTAGGCGCCTACGTTTTAGCCGGTTCGGTGGCCTATGAACAGGCAGGCCCGGCGGTAGTCGTCTCGTTCGTAATCGCCGCACTAGCGGCGGCAATTGCTGGACTCTGTTACGCCGAGTTTGCATCGAGGGTGCCGAAAGCAGGATCTGCGTACATCTACACGTACATCACGATCGGCGAGTTTGCGGCGTTCACGATCGGTTGGAACCTGATGCTGGAGTACATCATTGGTGAGGGGAATGGTGTCGTACAGTATCTAGGGATATGCTAAGGCCGATTTCTCGTATGTTTGTAGGCACGGCGAGTGTGGCGAGAGGACTGAGTGGTTATATCGACGCGCTTATCGACAATCGGATGGGCAACGCACTCAAATCGGTGATGCCGATAAAGGTGAGCTTTTTGGCGGAATATCCGGATCTACTTTCCTTCGTGGTCGTGCTCTTCATTACGGCACTGTTGGCGTACGGTGTTAAGGAGTCGACATTGCTCAATAATCTGTTCACTGGTGTGAACCTACTCGTGATTATGGTGGTGCTTGTGTCCGTGGGCATTAAAGCTGACCCGGTGAACTGGGCTATCCGACCGGACGATGCAAAAGTTCCACCCGGACTCGATATAGGCGCAGGTGGATTCCTACCGTACGGCATTGCCGGTGTGATGGCCGGTGCCGCCAAGTGTTTCTACGGGTACGTCGGGTTTGACTGCATCGCCACCACCGGCGAGGAGGCTCAGAACCCGTCACGCAATATCCCGCTCGCCATCATCACCTCTCTGCTGGTCATCTTCCTGTCCTACTTCGGTGTCGCGACCGTCCTCACGATGGCGCTGCCCTACTACCTGCAGGATCCGGTTGCACCCTTCCCACGGCTCTTCGACTCGCTCGGCTGGCAGGAGATCAAGTGGATCGTCTCGATCGGtgcgatcttctcgctctgcACGAACTCACTCGGGGCGATGTTCCCACTTCCGCGCGTCCTGTACGCCATGTCCTCCGATGGGTTGCTCTTCAAGCAACTGCGCACCGTGCACCCGAGAACTAAGACACCCCTGCTGGCCACGCTATTGTCGGGCGTGTTTTCTGGCACGATGGCGATGCTGTTCGATCTGCACCAGCTGATCGATATGATGTCGATCGGGACGCTGCTAGCGTACACGATTGTGGCGGTGAGCGTGCTGGTGTTGCGCTACGAACATAGCGTCAACTTTATTGCCAGCACACAAACCAAATCATCCACTGTGGTACAGCAACTGTTCAACCTTACCTGCCTCACGGCTCCGACTAGGCTGTCATCGGACATTGTGAAAGTGTGCGTACTTCTTTACGGTAAGTTTGGGATGATCTTGATTTTTTGGGACAAGCGTTACTAAGCGGTATAGCAGAGATGGTCGCTAATTTGCTCATCGTGTTTCATATTTATCACGCTTCAAAACTCATGCGTTGAAGGTTCATAGTACTACACACACTACACTGAActaatcgttttcttttttataacgACTCATAAGATGCTGTTAATCATCTTTAATACGTCCATCACATACTGGAAGCATGATAACGTTTGTCACATTACcacaaatctttaaaaaaaaacaccttcaaCTATTGGCTCTGGGTGATACGTAATTATATTGAAATTAAGAGACTCTAGTCGACATTGTTAGTAATTTATTACATCGTTCTATTGATAGCGATAATCATCAGTGGCATCAGCTCCATTCTGGTACACGGACAGAACTATCTGGACAGCTACAATCCGCTGATGTGTACCGTCCTGACAGCCTCGACCATAGTGGCCGTCGTGCTCACACTCGTCATTTCCTGCCAGCCCACGGAAGCGCGACAGTTGACCTTCCGGGTGCCGTTCGTTCCCTTCGTGCCGTTGCTGAGCATCTTCGTCAACGTGTACCTCATGTTTCAGCTGGATGCCGCGACCTGGGTACGGTTCGTGGTTTGGCTGGTGGTTGGATTCATCATCTACTTCGCCTACGGTATCCGCCACTCGGTGCAGGGCTCGGGAAGCCAAACGCTGTCGGAAAGCCAGCTGGAGAATCCTTTCGGCGTGTTTGGCACGGTGAAGCTGTAGGTGTCTCATTCCGAAGCAGCTGCAAATGTTAGGTATACCAGTACACTTAATGGTTACGCATCTAGGTGTTAAAGACAGGGGTTTTGAACCTtaccatttatttatttcctaacGTTTACTTGATAGCATAGGATAGTAGGAGTGTACGATTGAGTTAGGAAAAAAGTAGAGAAAAGAAGATTATGAACAAAACTTGTAGAAAATTTTAGACCTTTGCTAACTTAGAAACAGTACTTAAGATGAATTCTGTTACCGGCATCTACTAGCATGATCATGCTAAGTTATTTACACTTATAAAGTGACAAGTTGCATTGATTCAAACTGTGTTGCAAGCTTTATTAGCTTTTCTTAAAGCCATATTTGTGATAAATGGACTTCTTAATGAATCTAAATCATGCGTGGCacagaaataaaatacacatttaTACAACTTTTACCAAACAGAGGCTGTTTGGCTATATTTGACcagaaaatgtgaaataaaCCATTGAGTTTCATAGCATCATTCAATGATTACAATATCTgtggttttaaaaatgtgtaatattttttgtcaGTGTTACAATGTAACATGGAGTGTAATGGTTCTATTCTTTATCACTGATTTGCTGTGGCATACGTACTGTGTTACAAATATGACAGacaaaaaaccaaatgttCGACATTCTTAGTAAACAACTGCTCATCAACAATGGAATTCGCATCTCTAATCAGCTATGTTGGGTAGGAACGGATTACAAAGTAGAAGTGGAGTCGTGGATCATCCGATTACGTTCACAGCAATCCAGTAAGGCATGGGAATATTTGAGAAAAAATGAGGCCGACATTCCAACCCCGTATCATCGCACCGGAAGGGTTCAAGATCTCTTCGGGTGCTTTGGCGGCATCTGGGATCTGCTTCGTGGCCACGTTCCAGTTGCTACTTTAATCATAACAATTCAACAGCTCGTTAGACACCCTCAACACTACAAGAACCGAACCTGGGCACGAGTCAAGCGGCAGTACCCGTCTTGCGTCCATCACGGCACGCGATAATGGCTTGCGAATGGCCACATCACATTACTTCGGCTGATAAAGTGCGCGAGATGAGGCACTCTTGATTCCGGACCGGCAAGGTTACGGGTGCGCATGAGTGTTTCTTCCCCTCCTCTCCGCTTGCTCTCTTTCGGTGTCAATGTCACGCCTCATGGACCGTCCCTGACGCTGATCGGGCAATGTGCAGCGTTGCACCGCGGGCCTTGGGCCAGCTGGGAAAgagatgtaaacaaaacatgtaTAAAACTAGCTTGGGAACATTTTTGCACATACCACCGTCGAGCTGTAGCACGTGCGCCGTTTATCTTCGTTACGGCGCGTAACGCTTCGCTTCAACTTTCACTCGAACCGCGATCATACCGCGCGCCTAAAGGTAGACTCAGGTGACAAATGTACTTCGGTAACGGTTATTTGTAACGAATCCCCTGACGGAACCGGTCCATTCGTCTGATTGTTTGCGTTTCGGGGAAAACATGATCGTTTTCCCGCGACTGGGCAACCCCAACGTGGTGCACGACTTTTCGCACGAGTTGTCCTTGAAACTGAACCTACAGGGTGCCATCGTAAGTgcagaagaacgtaaacattCAACAAGCAGTCCTCTAGAAGCAGACAGCGTGAACAATCAGTACAATGTAAAATCGCGACGCATCGATTCGTGTGTTTTCGCGGTACGTCTGATAAGAGCAATCAACCCGTAAAACCAAACCCGTACGGAAGCCATAGGACGTTGGGCGCACGGGTCAGAAGAAAATAATCGAAGCGTGCCGTGAGTGTTTCGGAGCAGGCAAGGAGAGAGACACAAAGCCGATCAGGCGTTCAAGCGCCTCCACGCTTGCTTCAACGGAGTGTCGTGAGCAAAGCGGCAACGAATGGCCGCTGCTGTGTCTGTTACATCTGTTACTACTCTCCGTGCTCCTTAGAGCGGAGCCATCCGATCTATCGACGGACCAGCACTCGTGGTCCAGCGTTCGTACGGTGCGGTCGTTTGTTGTGGTTAGTGTGCGCTCGAACCTTTGCTGTAGTACACCTAGTCGGGACTCTCCTCTTCACGGTTGGTGGTAGCCATCGAAACTAAGTAACCTGCAGTGGTAGTGTAATCTGTGGATGCaaaaaagtgtaccgaataaAGTGCCCACGGAACGGAAAGTGCCAGAAGCTGATCCCCTGCCTCATGATGAGTGTTAACAGGATTCCGTGCCCGCTATGTCATAGGATTGACACTAAAGGAATTTAAGTGCATATTGTAGTGTCAGGTTTAAGTTTCACAACGTTGAATGGCAGTGTTTGGTGCAGTGAAATTTACCAAATAAAAGGAAACAGCTGCATGAAAGGGATCTGTTTTCCCCGTGGTGCGCACTACCTACTGCGAAAGTCGAATGCTATTGTGTCAAAGTGAGTGTTTTAGTATTGCATTGATTGCCCCTGTATTTGAAGTGATGTTTATCATTAGTCATAGGTGATAAGCGGCAACGGAAAGGGGGGCGAATAAAAATCGTCTACGTGCATCACATGTGACTCGTGCCCACAACACCAACGAGCCTTGAATCGAGTGTGCGTACTTCGGTGGATGCATTCTTACTAACGCCATATCCTGTGTTTCCCCGGGCTCACGGCAGCATCCTTTATCGAGCGAGCCACACTACCATCCTGCATTCGAAATACGGCTGTTACCATCGGTCAACGATAGCGTCCCGGTGTTTTCGGTTAGTACCACCCGCACGTCACCTGACGGAAATTACATCGCCAAAGGGCACCCGGCCGTCGAAACACAAGTacaagtttttccttccaacccGTCCAAGCAGAGATACCGATGCCAGGAGATAAACATACCCGGCAGCAATTGAAAGTGTCCCGTATTGCGCTGTCGACGCTGGTGATGCCAAAGGGGACCTTTACAGGTTGCTTATCAGAGGCTACGGCAATTGCTCCGACAAGCTCGCCAGTGTGATGCGGTGATAGTGTGGTGTCGTTTgaggaatttttgtttttcaaatcacGGACAACTCGTCCGGAGGTGTGCTTCCTCCTCTTACCACATTTCCTGCATCATGCTAAAACAATTCGCGATAAAGGTTGCACACAAACAAGAGTCTTACACATGTGTATGCTTGGAAAACCTCCGATTGCTTGTAGAACGAGAATGATCGGCAAATACTGCATCAGTTGTgggtgtttttaaaaataacaatttaaatatcattacatttaaatttaaataactaaTGGGAGAAACTTGAGTGAATTGTTCTAAAACATGAAACACAACATTCTAGCCAACAGTTGGGAATTCAACCGCACAGATAGCGGTGTTTGGGTACCCTAGTTAACAACATACCCGTAGTATGAATCAAGCTGTTCTGCCGGTTTCTGAGGGGAAAGATTTCGCTTATCTCCAAACACCACATAACGTGATTACATGCCGGGCAAACACCGGCTCACTTGACATCTGTAGGTTCTACATGCGCGAAGCCACAGCATTACACAACGAGAGCCCGGGTTCTGTGGTCCAGGACACGTAACGCTCCGGTGGAGCCATGGTTCCCAGTTGTTTACTTCAACCTTCTTTCCGTTTGTTGCGGTTGCTTTAAGCTCCGTTATTCTATACTATCAATTAGACGCTTGAAAcaaatttacttttctttcgtAGAGATTGACtgtttggaaatttttttGTTAGAATGGATTTACTAAACAATCAAACTGACTGATTAGTTTTGCCTTTATTACGCCCACATAAAATGTGTACTTCATTTTAACACTAAGCGTTTTGTTGGATACGGCGAGCTGGAGCAAACACCGTTT from Anopheles coustani chromosome 3, idAnoCousDA_361_x.2, whole genome shotgun sequence harbors:
- the LOC131266495 gene encoding cationic amino acid transporter 2-like, which gives rise to MAPGVLENFWKAVSRKKPNDDDGSHSKLARVLTLLDLTGLGVGSTLGLGAYVLAGSVAYEQAGPAVVVSFVIAALAAAIAGLCYAEFASRVPKAGSAYIYTYITIGEFAAFTIGWNLMLEYIIGTASVARGLSGYIDALIDNRMGNALKSVMPIKVSFLAEYPDLLSFVVVLFITALLAYGVKESTLLNNLFTGVNLLVIMVVLVSVGIKADPVNWAIRPDDAKVPPGLDIGAGGFLPYGIAGVMAGAAKCFYGYVGFDCIATTGEEAQNPSRNIPLAIITSLLVIFLSYFGVATVLTMALPYYLQDPVAPFPRLFDSLGWQEIKWIVSIGAIFSLCTNSLGAMFPLPRVLYAMSSDGLLFKQLRTVHPRTKTPLLATLLSGVFSGTMAMLFDLHQLIDMMSIGTLLAYTIVAVSVLVLRYEHSVNFIASTQTKSSTVVQQLFNLTCLTAPTRLSSDIVKVCVLLYAIIISGISSILVHGQNYLDSYNPLMCTVLTASTIVAVVLTLVISCQPTEARQLTFRVPFVPFVPLLSIFVNVYLMFQLDAATWVRFVVWLVVGFIIYFAYGIRHSVQGSGSQTLSESQLENPFGVFGTVKL